The genomic window GATCTACATCATCATGCGCGCGCTGGGCGAGATGGCCGTACACGAGCCGGTTGCCGGTTCCTTCAGCAGCTACGCGCATCGCTATCTTGGGCCGTTCGCCGGCTACCTCACCGGCTGGAATTACTGGCTGCTGATGGTGGGTGTGGGCATGGCCGAGAGCACCGGCGTGGGCATTTACATGAAGGAATGGTTTCCCGAGCTGCCGCAGTGGATTTGGGTGTTTGCCAGCGTGGTGATGATCGGCACGCTCAACCTGATGGCCGTGCGCGTGTACGGCGAAATGGAATTTTGGTTCACCATGATCAAGGTGGTGACCGTGGTGCTGATGATTCTGGGCGGCGCCGGCATGATCTGGCTCGGCTGGGGCAATGGTGGGCAGCCGTTGGGTTTTAGCAACCTTTGGGCCCATGGCGGCTGGCTCCCCAATGGGCTGAACGGCATGGTGCTGGCGTTACCGATCGTGGTGTTCGCTTTCGGTGGCATCGAAACCATCGGCATGGCGGCGGGTGAGGCTGCTGATCCGGCGCGCAATATTCCGCGTGCGGTGAATTCGGTGTTGTGGCGCATTTTGATTTTTTACGTCGGTGCGCTGACCGTGATCATGGCGATCTATCCGTGGAACCAGCTTGGTACGCAAGGCAGCCCGTTCGTCAGCACCTTCGCGAAGCTAGGTATCCATCAGGCCGCCGGTATCATCAACTTCGTGGTGATCACTGCCGCGCTGTCAGGTTTCAACAGCACCACTTTCAGCGGCAGCCGCATGCTGTACAGCCTGTCGCATAAAGGGCAGGCGCCTGCTTTTCTTGGCAAGGTCAGTGAACAAGGCGTACCGATCCGTAGCGTCCTGGCGTGCATGGCATGCCTGGTGCTCGGTGTGTTGCTGAACTACCTGCTGCCCGGTCGCATCTTCGCGATGATGATGTCGATTCTCTCATTCAACACCGTGTGGACCTGGATGATGGTGCTGATCGCCCATTTCAGTTTCCGCCGCCGCCACGGTGCTACGGCATTTCCCTTGCGCGTATGGCCGTTGAGCAGTCTGGTGTGCATGGCCTTTTTGCTGTTTGTGCTGGTGATGCTGGGGTATAGCCCGGATACGCGTGTCGCGTTGTATGTGGGTGTGGCGTGGGTGGCGCTGTTGAGCGTTGCGTATGCGGTGTTTGGCGTGGGGCGCAGGATGAGTCTTGCATCTACCGATGCGAATGCTGCGTAACGCTTCGTTTGACTTACGTAGGTTGGTGTAACCCCGAATCAAGTTTAGGGTTACACCAACTTGCCATGCTCAGCGCAGCGCCAAGAAATCCGCACTGACCACAAAACGCACGGCATCCAATCGCAGCCGCGCCTGCGGCAATGCACTGAGCAGCGCAGAGCGTTCTTCCTCGACGTGAGTGACTTCGGCCTCGCTGATCGACAGATTGATGGATTGCAGCGCACGCAGGCGAGCTAATTCAGCGTCCAATGTGTCTCGCGCTTCGTTAACGGCATCGGCAATGCTACCTTGTGCGCGCAACGCTGCAGCGGCTTCAGCCTTCTCCAGCATCGGCGGCACCAGCTTGGCGAGGAATTTGCGATAACGCGCCACTTCAATGGTGCGATCGCCCGCCTTGCGGATAGACGCATCACCCGGCTGGAAGTTGGCGCGTTCAGTGAGCTTGGTGTCGATCGTGACAACGATCGGCTGCGTGGGCAGGAAACGTTCGGCGTCAAGGCTGCGTTCGGCCACGCATTCGAGCACATAGACCGCTTGCAACAGTGCGTTGCGTGGCGGTAACGCGTCATCGACCATGAAGCCGGCATTGCCGCGTTCGCTGGAAAGCGCGAGATCGAGTGCGGCCAGGATCATCGGATGATCGAGCCGCAACAGCGGAAGATCTTCGCGGGAGAGTGCTACATCGCGCGAGAAGGTGATGGATTGCGGACCTTCGGCGAAGCCGGGCAGGGCGTCGGTGGACAGGTATTGCGGATCGAGCAGCACGACTTTTCCACCGAGTTCTTCGGCGTGAATGCCGAAGGATTCGAGCAGGCGCTGCTGGAAGGCGTCGCGCGACGGATCATCGTCTTCGCGGCGGAATGCCTGGGCCAGTTCGTCCGCATGCAGATCGCGGCTGGCGGCGAGTTCCAGCAAATGATCGCGGCCGGCGCGAATCAATTCGGCCATCTGTTCGTGGCTGGCGCGCGTTTCGGCCAGCAACACATCCAGTTCCTGATCGCGCAGATCATCGCCGCGCGCGTGTTCGTCGGCCAGCCGTGCCAAGGGCTCACCGAAGCGACGTAGCAACTCGCGGCCATCCGCGGGACTGGTGCGGAAGGCATCCACGCCTTCGTCGTACCAGCGGGCGAGCACATGCTGCGCGCTGTTAGCAACGGCGATGATGTGGATGCTGATGTCGTGTTTCTGACCGATACGGTCCAGTCGGCCGATGCGTTGTTCCAGCAGGTCGGGATCGAGCGGGAGATCCCACAAGATCAGCCGGTGCGCGAACTGGAAGTTGCGGCCTTCCGAACCGATCTCCGAACAGATCAGCAGGCGTGCACCGTCGGCTTGCGCAAAATAAGCGGCATTGCGGTCGCGCTGGATGATGCCCAAGCCTTCATGGAAACGGGCGATGCCGGCACCGGTGCGCGTGCGCAGCGCCTCTTCCAGGGCAAGCACCTTGGCCTGGCTGCGGCAGATCAGCAGGAATTTGTCTTGCGGATAACGCTCCAGCAGCGCGACCAGCGTATCGATACGTGGGTCATTGCTGTAATCCACCTCCAGCACCGGAACAGGCTGCTGGAGGTCAGCATGGAATTCGGCGAGCAGCGCTTGGCGCGTGTTGTCGTCCTGGCGATCGGTTTCGATGAGTTCCCATACCGGCAAGCGCTGCGGAAAACCGCCGATGCCGGCGCGGCGATTGCGGAACATCGAGCGGCCGGTGCCGTGGCGATCGATCAGCGCGGCCAGCAGTTCGCGGCTGTG from Dyella caseinilytica includes these protein-coding regions:
- a CDS encoding amino acid permease produces the protein MTQHLQRQLTSRLITFMALGMAIGTGLFLGSANSIVLAGPSVIFAYMFGGIMIYIIMRALGEMAVHEPVAGSFSSYAHRYLGPFAGYLTGWNYWLLMVGVGMAESTGVGIYMKEWFPELPQWIWVFASVVMIGTLNLMAVRVYGEMEFWFTMIKVVTVVLMILGGAGMIWLGWGNGGQPLGFSNLWAHGGWLPNGLNGMVLALPIVVFAFGGIETIGMAAGEAADPARNIPRAVNSVLWRILIFYVGALTVIMAIYPWNQLGTQGSPFVSTFAKLGIHQAAGIINFVVITAALSGFNSTTFSGSRMLYSLSHKGQAPAFLGKVSEQGVPIRSVLACMACLVLGVLLNYLLPGRIFAMMMSILSFNTVWTWMMVLIAHFSFRRRHGATAFPLRVWPLSSLVCMAFLLFVLVMLGYSPDTRVALYVGVAWVALLSVAYAVFGVGRRMSLASTDANAA
- the rapA gene encoding RNA polymerase-associated protein RapA; the encoded protein is MFVPGQRWISTAEPELGLGTVLRVEGRGVQVLFAKSGVLRPYAVDSAPLVRAEFRAGQRVAGKGIAFLVERIEEQEGLLVYRGEGRELHEGQLDDEQSVSQADDRLIGGRTDPVHHFELRLEGLKRRADARRSASWGLGSARIGLVPHQLRVAAIAASRHPPRVLLADEVGLGKTIEAGMVIARQIATGRASRVLVLLPDTLVYQWFVELLRRFNLSFAIYDEERCEAVEQSDSGHNPFDDEQLVIADFSFLEHSPKRASQLLDARWDLLVVDEAHHLAWTPEEASPRYTLVEQLAAATPGVILLTATPEQLGRSGHFARLRLLDPQRYHDLNAYLAESERFQSLSHIADKLLERTPLEAGELKQLHQAFESDATLQGYLADTTKPEHSRELLAALIDRHGTGRSMFRNRRAGIGGFPQRLPVWELIETDRQDDNTRQALLAEFHADLQQPVPVLEVDYSNDPRIDTLVALLERYPQDKFLLICRSQAKVLALEEALRTRTGAGIARFHEGLGIIQRDRNAAYFAQADGARLLICSEIGSEGRNFQFAHRLILWDLPLDPDLLEQRIGRLDRIGQKHDISIHIIAVANSAQHVLARWYDEGVDAFRTSPADGRELLRRFGEPLARLADEHARGDDLRDQELDVLLAETRASHEQMAELIRAGRDHLLELAASRDLHADELAQAFRREDDDPSRDAFQQRLLESFGIHAEELGGKVVLLDPQYLSTDALPGFAEGPQSITFSRDVALSREDLPLLRLDHPMILAALDLALSSERGNAGFMVDDALPPRNALLQAVYVLECVAERSLDAERFLPTQPIVVTIDTKLTERANFQPGDASIRKAGDRTIEVARYRKFLAKLVPPMLEKAEAAAALRAQGSIADAVNEARDTLDAELARLRALQSINLSISEAEVTHVEEERSALLSALPQARLRLDAVRFVVSADFLALR